In Hemicordylus capensis ecotype Gifberg chromosome 4, rHemCap1.1.pri, whole genome shotgun sequence, the genomic window GGTGATAAAAATGGCAAGACAGAAGTTATCACTAAAGTTACATggataactactactactaccaccaccaccaccacccagtaaAATACAACTGAACAACCAGAAACAACCACACGTGATGTTACAACTAATACAAAAATTGACCTTGTTTCAGATAAACCCACCACAGAAAATCCAACTAACAAGAATACAAATACTACAGTAACACAGGTGACGACAACTTCCTCGGTGACATCCAAACCTCTGAGCACCCCAACTTCTACAGTTGATAAGACTACACAGTATACCTCCACTTTGCCCGCCACACTTACAACTACAAAAAGAAGAGTGATCTATTACCCAACTACAATATATTCCACAACAAGATCTCCTGAGAGAACTCCTAATATAACCAGAGAGTATGTTCAACCAGAAAAGATTGCCACACCCTTATTGTACAAAGGTATGTTTATTTCTTTATCCTTGTAATAAGGCTGAACAACACCACCATAACTACACAAGTGAGATCTGCAGCAAATTTTGCATATGCCAGACCCTAATGCCCATCTCCAGAATACAATAAGTTGTTAACAGGCCAATtcactttccccacccccaccaccagtaTTCTGCTACTGTTGTTTTCCAACAGACACCTTCAACATTTCATGGCTCCTGAGGGCTACTGATCATGGTCAAATGTTAACAGGCTAGTTTCTCTTATAAATTTttcactttttcttttaatttacaaatacGTGTATTTCTATATAACTATGGGGTTTCTCATGTGTGTAGGAACCAATGCCTAATGTTGTGCTGGCCCTGGTTTGCTTCCAAACTGGTAGATGTTCAACTACCTGAGTTTGATATATAAATCCATGGAGGGAATGtaggttctgtgtgtgtgtgtgtgcgtgtgtgtgtgaataatatTTGCACAGTTAATTGTGAGCCAGGGTGTTATTTAGGGAGTGGGAAGTGATGTTCCCCTTCTGTTTTTCACACCACATGTAAGTCTACCTCTACACCACCCAAGATATGACTTGGGTtcaaatgggccacaactttactgAATAAACCAAACTCAAATTAAATCTAACTGCAACAGGCCTGAATTTCAGCTCCCAGACCCAAGATGGGCAATCACACCCTGGCTCCGAGCAGTAGATTAGCACAAATCTGAGCCATAGCCAGTCCTTTAAAGGGGTCAGGGTATCTGCCAGTAATCTCACCCTTCCAAGCTGTTCAGCTTTTGAGGTTGGCAGTCCCACTGGTGTCAAGGAAAAGTCCCCAACTGCTATCCCTCATtttattgatagatagatagatagatagatagatagatagatagatagatagatagatttttatatcacctttcattaaaaccatctcgaggcagtttacaaaatattcaaatccaTATAACACTACATAACAGTTACACAATACAAATactaaactggaatataaaaatacaaatctaattagaagttttttaaaaaacttgcacaattagaccataaaatacagagcagcagcaaaaaataaaaacattcatataaaaacctgggtaaaaaagtcaagattttacttgctttctaaaaacttttgatggagactgaggagcaaatgcccactgggagaacattcaaaagtctgggggcaataactgagaagggccTGTCCTGCATACACAAATTCTCAAATTCTGTGACAGACTGAGGCAAATGCTTCCTCCAGGCATGGGTGTCTGGGGCTGGGGGCAAGagggtgcgcgcgcacacacacacacacacacacacccttccaatGAGCCacttcccattgacttcagtggcacATTGGCTTTAATTATCtaactgttaactgagcaaagaggcgccttttcaaagtggcagatattaagcagggggagagcaactggccctctccaaccctagcacagcatctttccagtggttgttgctggtgtctaacatgtttatttttagattgtgagccctttggggacagggaacaatcttatttatttattattttcctacATAACccgctctgagaacttttgttgaaaagtggtatataagtagtagtagtagtagcagcagcagcagcagcagcagcatatacccaaggagtggggtggtggtattGGATTTCTGACTTTGCCTCCCCCCGCTgccagaaaaagtcctgcagacacccatgttTCCAGGAAGCCTTCAGGCAGAGCATGGAGGCAAAATTCCTTCCTTGTTGCTTGTCTCCAGTATTTGGTATGCAGAGGTATAGTGCAACTAAAAATGGAGGTTCTGTTTCACTATCTTGGCTAGTGATAGACATTCTTCATACTTACTCATCAGGATGTTTTCTCTCTTTGCTATACCGATGGAACATATATGAAGAAAGAAGACTTTGGACTCAGTTTTACACATGCAACTTTGTGATCCAAGACACCAAATTCTCTCttaattgtttttgttatttgAGCCCATGCAGCCCAAAACACCTGAAATCACTGTGTGTTGCGTTCAGCCCTATGGCAGCACAACTCCATATGTGCTGTGATGTCCATAACTCTACCGTTAATCCCAATACCTGATGTCACCATAGCCATTCAAATATTTTTCTTGTACTAGAAACATAGTTGGACTTTTTGGAAAGCCAGTAGAATTGCCACCATCAGGAGAACTGAGGTATCTGTCCTCCTGGAAAATGGCTGCAGAAGCACTCTATAATGCCGTACAAAATGGCTCAATTGAGGGCATCCAGAAACTGTTGGAAGACGGTGTAGATATCAATTCTAAAGTGAATAATCATGGCTTCACAGCTCTCCATTGTGCAGTTTGTGACAACAAGGAGGAAATTGTCTCCTTTCTTCTTGAAAAGGGGGCTGATCCACGTGCTAGAAAGGATAATGGAGCTACTCCTTTTATCACAGCAGGGATAACAGGCAACGTGAGGCTTCTGGAGCTCTTGCTTGACTCCAGAGAAAGAATCAATGAGTATGACTTCAATGGCTTCACAGCATTGATGGAGGCTGCTTGGCATGGGAAAGAGGAAGCCCTGAAATTCCTGTCTGGCTGTGGGGCAGATGTCAATTTCGCCAGAGTAGTGGATAAGGAGAAAAGGGCCCTGAATAGAGGCGgcagaacagccctgatggatgcTGCAGAGAATGGCCACGTTGCTGTCGTCAAAGCCCTGGTAGAAGAAATGGAAGCTGTTGTGAACATCTGTGACAATAAGGATAGGAATGCATTAGTCCATGCTCTGTCCATGACTAAAAATAAGAACTGGGACCAGGACAAAGAGGCCATCGCCCTTTTCCTCTTACAACATGGGGCTGTTGTGAACAAGAAAGATGCATCAGAAAGAACTACCCTGATTTTGGCAGTTGAAAACCAGAGCCAAAAGCTGGTGAAGGCTCTGTTGGAAAAAGAGCAAGTTGACATCAATGCTGCCGACAAAAATGGAAGAACAGCACTAATGGTCGCCACTGAGAAGAAAAACTGGGACATAGCAAAGACATTGTGTGAAAAGGGGGCGAGGACAGACATTGGGGACCCCATTGGAATTGCATGTAGAACTTATCACCTTGAGATGGTGAAACTGCTTCAGCAATATGGTGCCATGGCTAGTTCAAGTCAGCCCCAGAAACACTGGACCCCAGTCAGCAAacactggggacccaagctgCAGGAGCTCTATGGGAAAAGCTGCGTTGCTATTGGAAAACTCAGGATCTACAAAGCAAATTGTGATTTCAGGTTCCTGGAAACCTCTCAGGGTGGTGTCTACCTGGGATTTTATGATGAAAAAGAAGTGGCTGTGAAGATATTCAAGAGTGAATCAGCAAATGCCAAGTGTGAGAaaacctgccttgaaaaatgCCGTACTACCAGCAAATATCTGGTAAAGTTCTATGGGTCGGAAGAAGAAAATGCCTGTCTCTACATTTGCCTCTCCTTGTGTGAGAAGAATCTTGAGGAGTACTTGAAGACATCAAATCATGCAACTCTGAAGAGTGAAGATATTCTTCCAACAGTCTTTCAGGCAGTGCAAGAGCTGCATACGTTTGGATTTGGCCACCAAGATCTGCACCCACGTAACATTTTGATAGGTTTGTATTCTTTAGAATTTGGCTGCCAAATACAGTCCACATGGGAGTCCACACCGTGCACTCCAGTGCAGACCCCCTGAGCTGAATGGGACAGATGAATTGTGGGGGAGAAGGAGGTTTTAAAAACCTGGCATATCTCGTGACTTATTTGCACAAGCCGTCTTTTTGCAATGTTACCATTTCCTCTTGCTGCCTCAAGATGAGAAAGGAAACCTGAATGTGATGGGCTTCAGTCCTCTGGAGCAGAGAAACAAGCACAAGCTGCTTAGTTTGGGTCTTCGACTCCTGCTTTCAGTTCTCATTGTTGTAATCACATTGGAGACAGTGTGATCCAGCCAATAGATTTGTTTTGTTCTTGGAGGAAAGTTAGATGTGGTGTTGGCAATTCCTTGTGCATACACATGGAATTGTCCCCACCACATAAGAGAGGTGTAAAAAGCAAaatgagtgtctgtgtgtgtgtgtggggggggcagattttGAAGAGTGGCTGTGTGAGAACTGCAGACCCCTCTGACCCACTGGGCCCAGTTCTCTCTGGTGAATTCTATACAACTCGCATTGAGATGAAGGGGAACTGCGATAAAGACCATTACTTTGTTCTCACACACCCATTCATTTCCCTGGGGCCTGGGAGGGAAACTTTCCAATGGACTGTGGCCTGTGTGAATTAATGGGAAGGGGCCTACAGTTGcaagctctgctctgctctgctctctcaCAGACTCGTTGTTCCCACACGGGACAGACAGAGATGAAGACCCTCCTACCAAGTGGGCACAACCTCAGCAGTGCCCTCTCTTTGTGAATCTCGTGTGCTCACTCCCATTAGCCTTGGCCTTGTCTTGGCTCACACACAGGAAGGGGCAGCTGCAGAACATAAGGGAACATAAGGGAAAGTTCTGCCtgacttcctgctgctgcttctggggagTAGAGGGTGGAAGAAAACTTGGCCTGCATCCCAGTCTAGGAGAAAGAAGGTGAAGCACACACAGAAGGATTTCGGGATCTTGGGATCAGGGGCTGGGATGGGGGCCAAGTGGGAAGGCCCTGAGTGGGTCAAAGGGACGTCCGTTGCCTCTTTTCACTTGGTTAATCCCATGAACGTTGTGTGCATGTGGACGGGAGTGGAATGTACTATATTCATTAGGAACCTTCTGCAGAATCAAGCTTTTCCTATATAACCATCCTGTAGTGGGGGGATTGCCTGCTCCTGTGCTCCCTGCCCTCTGTCATAGTACTTTTGTATGCATATGTTGGAGGGGAGAGGTTTAGTTCACTCCCGTTTTAGCAGAGCATGTATGTGTGAGAAGAGTAAGCCCATTCAGGAGTATTGAGACGGACATTTCAGGTTCAAAAGCGAGTGAGATTGATTtgggaagttacatacttggagaGAAatgcctgtgtccctgagctttctgtcttcatggtgCAGAGTAGAGAGGGGAAGCGTATCTGTCTCCCAATCAAAAACTGCTGGAGCAGAGGGAGAAACAATGAAAAAGGAAGATTGCAGAGTCTTCCTCGCTATCTCTACTCCTCatgtccctagtggtcactaggagaGAAGGTACACACAGGCGATGCCACTGAATCTGCGTCTCCAACAGCACAGAgcaaagagctgctgctgctattactgttgttgttgctgctgctgctcccttagACGGAGTCAGCCATTGGtcgttctagctcagtattgtcagcgaCACTCCAGGGCCTCAAGAAAGGGGCTGTCTCACAGTCCTGCCAACCTTTTAACGGTGGACACCAGAGGCTGAAGCTGGCCCATCACGCTTGCAAAGgatgtgctctgccacagagctagaacaccctcccccaaaGGGCCCAGCCTCCCTTTCCTCCAGAACATGGGCTTCTTTGGGAACTGAACCCAGGCCAGCCCTCTCCATCCAAACAAAAAACCATACCTCACGATCAAGATTAGGTTGAATAGACATCTCTGATCCTCTACTGCACAAATGATAAGGTTTTCCAGTAGTGGGGTTCCTCAAAGGGGATACTACAAGTAGTACCCCTAGGGTActtctgcctccccatgctgcagatACATGATTTGTTCCCCAGCTGACATGTCCTCACTGACATGTTTTTACGAAATTATGATTTTAtgtttattaaaaacacaattcatgtttttatgtatatatgtgcgcacacacttaaatgttagtTATGAGTCAGGCTCTCCACTGTCTCtccaatgggacaagtttacttatcCTTGTTTTACTTATTGAAGTttacttgtcctgttaatttcagtggaaatactcatgagtaacttagtctgaatgtaagACAGTGAGCGGAGTAGACTCTCTCATGACTGTAATATTGACTTGTGTACACAAGACGCACTCACAATCTCTATGTGGTACCTGAGCTGTAGGTTTGCAGCAGACGGGGTACATTTGTtaggccagaggttcccaacctttttaaacagaAGGGGTCCTTTCAGTGGCACTTCTATACCTCTGAGTCTGTAGCCCTGATCTCTCCTGGTAATGCTGGCCTTGCCTTGCTTCTAGAGAGAGCCTGGAAACTCTGAACCTCCTCCTTAGGACTGTTGGCATAGAGGAGGAGAGTCTGGGGGAATACCTGGAGCACTTTGGCAGGCCAGAAGGCTTCAGCCACAGACTGTCCATTTTGGTGATGTAAGATGAAGAACACTGTGGTTTCCCAACGGGGAGAGATGAGCGGGACCTAAGAGTGCAAGAGCTTTTCTTGTGCTGCTGACACTTGTGCCTTTTCCCTCATTCATGAGCTCTGGTTTCACACTGCAGGATACTCATCGCTAAATGTTCATGGTCAACCCCAGCCTTAGTACATTATATTGGTGCTATTTTTGAAGTCAAACACTTGACGGGTTTGCCTGAAATAGGACTGGACATCTACCTTGAGGTGAGAGGGACTGAAGTTCTAGGGAATTTATTGACATATAAAACTAAacagacgtaagttttgggtggtataaaaatatgttagtcaaataaataaataaaggatccCTATGActgctttctggagatgctgactATGAGGGTTAATGTAGAAATACTCCCTCTAGGGGTCAGTAAAAAAACATCCCCAGGAATTTCAGGCTCTGGAGAGAAGCTAGCGGGGGAGAGGGGTAGCCTGAAAGAAGCAAATGAGCCCACAGGATAACCATCTGTCTGACTTCTGTTGCCCACATGGTACCTCTGCACAACTAGTTGTGTGGATGAAGAGCTTGTCTGCATGGCCAGTCATTTTTTGTATCACAGCTACTGTGGTAACTCAAGATGCTGAAGCATAGCTGGCCTCCATTTAGGCAGGTACTTATTTAAGACATAATGTGGGAACAGAGAGTTGGATCTGGATCCAGGAGACTAGGTTGAAGTCTCCTGAGCCTAGTCTCCTTCAAGTCTCCTGAACTACCTtttagcaggggtgtatctagggaaaatagcacctagggctagcactgaaattgcacccctgtccaaaaatctgacacccatctttcagataactttaccataatatcaactcaaaaatacaagtcaagctcattaatcttttaattaacaaattataatTGCACcttccttgcctctgaggctgaaggtggcctaaagccctcagactagtagccattgattgagcTGTCTActgtaaggctgcaattctatgctccTTGACTTGGAAGCAAGCCGCCTGAACCcagtggcacttacttctgagtagacaggcACAGCATTGGGTTGTTCATGgagatgtgattgtgtgtgtgtgtgtgtgtgtgtgtgtgtgtttgtgtgagctTAGTGGAATGCTGAACTCTACATGTTTGGATGCAGCATTTAAGAAGTGCCCATCACAGCATTAGGGGCAAACTAGGTCTAGGCAAAATGAAGCAGCTTTGAGTTATTTAAATTTAGGATGGTGAGGTGACTAAAATTGCTTAACTTTGTCTGGAAGAAGAAATCAAGAAGAAATCCAGATGCTATAATCTTACAATCCTTCTAAACATATTACCTGAATGTAAGTCCCTCTGTAGAAAATTGGATTTGTTACGAGTAAATTATTTACAACTGGTGTGTAGAGGTTCATCAATGCTGAACCTAAACATAAACTGTAATGGACTTGGTGGAAAGTAAACACTTGGTGGAAAATGAAAAGGCATTGGCCAGCTTTCTGAAAAGCAGGCCTCTGTTGGGAAGAGGTTCTACAAGGAAGGTTCCACcaaagagaaggccctgcttcCCAAAGCAGCCAAGTTAACGTCCGGTGGGAAATGAATGCCAagctggacctctccagaggatcactGGAGAAGAAAGCGCTCCTCCTAGTGTAGAAGCTTAACATGCCTGGTCTGTGGGATTTGACAGCTTCTCTTGTCTTTCAATTTGCAGCAAGTCCCAGGAGCACTGGTAGGCAATATTCCGTGCTGCCGGATACTAACTGAGGTGGCAAAATGGATTCTGGAGTGCAGCAAAGTTGCGGTAAGAAATtggaaatgctacatttgctactatgttaatccggtcctggctctgtggtcgccaggagtcgacaccaactcgacagcacactttactaaaACTGATAGGACTTGAAAATGTTTAATTGTGGCTAGGTTATGCTCCTAACGTACAAAGAATTTTGCATCACAGTTACCATCAAAATAGCCCCTGTGAGGTTGAGGTTCATCATTCATAACAAACCTTGTTCTTCCATGTGCACATCCAACATACTGTGcatcattcacatgtaac contains:
- the LOC128323171 gene encoding 2-5A-dependent ribonuclease-like, with the protein product MFNYLSLIYKSMEGINIVGLFGKPVELPPSGELRYLSSWKMAAEALYNAVQNGSIEGIQKLLEDGVDINSKVNNHGFTALHCAVCDNKEEIVSFLLEKGADPRARKDNGATPFITAGITGNVRLLELLLDSRERINEYDFNGFTALMEAAWHGKEEALKFLSGCGADVNFARVVDKEKRALNRGGRTALMDAAENGHVAVVKALVEEMEAVVNICDNKDRNALVHALSMTKNKNWDQDKEAIALFLLQHGAVVNKKDASERTTLILAVENQSQKLVKALLEKEQVDINAADKNGRTALMVATEKKNWDIAKTLCEKGARTDIGDPIGIACRTYHLEMVKLLQQYGAMASSSQPQKHWTPVSKHWGPKLQELYGKSCVAIGKLRIYKANCDFRFLETSQGGVYLGFYDEKEVAVKIFKSESANAKCEKTCLEKCRTTSKYLVKFYGSEEENACLYICLSLCEKNLEEYLKTSNHATLKSEDILPTVFQAVQELHTFGFGHQDLHPRNILIGLYSLEFGCQIQSTWESTPCTPVQTP